The Conexivisphaera calida genome includes a region encoding these proteins:
- a CDS encoding helicase C-terminal domain-containing protein: protein MKLRDWQEELLPKVVSGLRSRKLVALSAPTGSGKTLLVLSASLELGLPVSVFVRSKSQFQPWLRDAAKVAGERRVTLLIGQGESCRLGGGELSSPAPCDVCKVNRPLQADPPAAASVSGPTEFVRSLHRAAARADACPYRTMLAWSSDAWLLVASYPYLTSPLARKSIEDRLSGSLVVVDEAHNLDSAAEEHVLTGRMLDGARRQSRSPESKAIIGALADLVSESQDWREVDKPLELAGHADRLKEESSELYANMAKGERVHDNYLQLVSDFLSALPEVRFKLYTGYGGLRLIDPDPAPVLSVLSSPPAVILMSATLPPAQYVQRVWGIERDVVYLDARPGWGRRIEVMPPPRGLTTKYERRGGDMWSRYAEALEDIWESAGGSVLAVFPSYSVMEEVASRLGSLPIFMEDRRARADTLEEELRRGRRLVLAVARGKLVEGVEFRDVEGSSLISDVVLVGVPYRQPDAVEEERTRRISSRAGLGESERWRLLQLLPAWQAVAQAVGRAVRGESDRARVWPLDERYANAWWMARLESISNY, encoded by the coding sequence ATGAAGCTGAGGGACTGGCAGGAGGAACTTCTTCCCAAGGTCGTATCGGGCCTGCGATCCCGGAAGCTCGTCGCGCTCTCAGCGCCCACGGGCTCCGGGAAGACGCTGCTCGTCCTCTCGGCATCGCTCGAGCTGGGGCTGCCCGTCAGCGTGTTCGTCAGGAGCAAGAGCCAGTTCCAGCCCTGGCTCAGGGACGCCGCCAAGGTCGCGGGCGAAAGGCGCGTGACGCTGCTCATCGGACAGGGCGAGTCCTGCCGCCTCGGCGGAGGCGAGCTGTCGTCGCCCGCCCCGTGCGACGTCTGCAAGGTGAACAGGCCCCTGCAGGCGGATCCGCCCGCCGCGGCGTCAGTGTCCGGGCCCACGGAGTTCGTGAGGTCGCTGCACCGCGCGGCCGCGCGCGCGGACGCGTGCCCCTACAGGACCATGCTCGCCTGGTCGAGCGACGCGTGGCTCCTCGTCGCCTCCTACCCGTATCTCACGTCGCCCCTGGCCAGGAAGTCCATCGAGGACAGGCTCTCGGGGAGCCTCGTCGTGGTGGACGAGGCGCACAACCTGGACTCGGCCGCGGAGGAGCACGTGCTCACCGGGAGGATGCTGGACGGCGCCAGGAGACAGTCGAGGAGCCCCGAGTCGAAGGCGATAATAGGAGCGCTCGCGGATCTGGTGAGCGAGTCGCAGGACTGGCGCGAGGTGGACAAGCCGCTCGAGCTGGCGGGGCACGCTGATAGACTGAAGGAGGAATCCTCCGAGCTCTACGCGAACATGGCCAAGGGGGAGAGGGTGCACGACAACTACCTGCAGCTGGTCTCCGACTTCCTGTCCGCGCTTCCTGAGGTGCGCTTCAAGCTCTACACGGGCTACGGGGGGCTGCGGCTCATAGACCCGGATCCCGCGCCCGTCCTCTCAGTGCTCTCCTCGCCCCCCGCCGTCATCCTGATGTCGGCCACGCTGCCGCCCGCGCAGTACGTGCAGCGCGTGTGGGGCATAGAGAGGGACGTGGTCTACCTGGACGCGCGGCCCGGATGGGGGAGGAGGATCGAGGTCATGCCGCCGCCCAGGGGGCTCACGACCAAGTACGAGAGGAGGGGAGGCGATATGTGGAGCAGGTACGCGGAGGCCCTGGAGGACATATGGGAATCCGCCGGGGGCAGCGTCCTCGCGGTGTTCCCGAGCTACTCCGTCATGGAGGAGGTCGCTTCGCGCCTGGGATCCCTCCCGATATTCATGGAGGACCGCCGCGCCAGGGCGGACACCCTCGAGGAGGAGCTGAGGAGGGGCAGGAGGCTCGTCTTGGCGGTCGCCAGGGGAAAGCTGGTGGAGGGCGTCGAGTTCCGGGACGTCGAGGGATCCAGCCTGATCTCGGACGTGGTCCTCGTCGGGGTTCCCTACCGGCAGCCGGACGCCGTGGAGGAGGAGAGGACCAGGAGGATCTCCAGCAGGGCTGGGCTGGGGGAATCCGAGAGGTGGCGGCTCCTCCAGCTGCTGCCCGCTTGGCAGGCCGTTGCGCAGGCGGTTGGGCGCGCCGTCAGGGGCGAGTCGGATCGCGCCAGGGTATGGCCGCTCGACGAGAGATACGCGAACGCCTGGTGGATGGCCAGGCTGGAGTCCATATCCAACTACTGA
- a CDS encoding MFS transporter, translating into MASTGLTRRQWFIGTMGATGVLLDGYDLSVISFSALLISSVYHVPTSGLEYALLLSSALIGMAVGGVAFGRMADLLGRKTMFVVDLLMFVVFGALSAVAANIVEVIVFRALMGIGIGADYPISSSLIAELSPRRSRGMLLMYGMMFYWLGAFVSGIVNYLALPLGPELSWRVALGVGAIIAAPIIAARWLIPESARWLAAVGRVEDARQVAGEVWGTREVPEQRAAGMRDLLGRYRKPLIYVLLTWFAFDVGSYGLGFYTPTLYYELGIKSLPTIALFTAFTAPFPIISYIVLMLIIDRMGRRIPTVVGFGVMAAVLALLAPLVRITPYLLFPLYVTFAALEQWPGGILTFAYSVEPFPTKIRGIVQGLGTAVSRVGALMGILAFPYVKSYGLVYGTTFFLAFVLVGLIATILMAPETAGRSLEEIS; encoded by the coding sequence GTGGCCTCTACCGGGCTCACGAGGAGGCAGTGGTTCATAGGGACCATGGGCGCCACGGGGGTCCTGCTGGACGGATACGACCTGAGCGTCATATCGTTCTCCGCGCTGCTGATATCCAGCGTCTACCACGTGCCCACCAGCGGCTTGGAGTACGCGCTCCTGCTCTCCAGCGCCCTGATAGGGATGGCAGTTGGCGGCGTGGCGTTCGGCCGCATGGCGGACCTCCTGGGCAGGAAGACGATGTTCGTGGTCGACCTCCTGATGTTCGTCGTCTTCGGCGCGCTCTCCGCGGTGGCGGCCAACATAGTGGAGGTGATAGTCTTCAGGGCCCTGATGGGCATAGGGATAGGCGCGGACTACCCGATAAGCTCCTCCCTCATAGCGGAGCTTTCGCCCAGGAGGAGCAGGGGGATGTTACTGATGTACGGGATGATGTTCTACTGGCTGGGCGCATTCGTGTCGGGCATCGTGAACTACCTCGCGCTTCCGCTGGGGCCTGAGCTCTCGTGGAGGGTTGCGCTCGGCGTGGGCGCGATAATAGCCGCCCCAATAATAGCCGCCAGGTGGCTGATCCCCGAGTCCGCCAGGTGGCTGGCGGCGGTCGGCAGGGTCGAGGATGCCAGGCAGGTGGCCGGAGAGGTCTGGGGGACGCGCGAGGTCCCAGAGCAGAGGGCCGCCGGGATGCGCGACCTCCTGGGCAGGTACAGGAAGCCCCTGATCTACGTACTCCTGACGTGGTTCGCGTTCGACGTGGGATCCTACGGGCTCGGCTTCTACACGCCCACCCTCTACTACGAGCTCGGGATAAAGAGCCTCCCGACCATCGCCCTCTTCACGGCGTTCACCGCACCATTTCCTATAATATCATATATTGTGCTAATGCTCATCATCGACAGGATGGGCAGGAGGATCCCGACGGTGGTCGGATTCGGCGTCATGGCGGCAGTGCTCGCGCTGCTGGCGCCGCTCGTCAGGATCACGCCCTACCTTCTCTTCCCCCTGTACGTCACGTTCGCCGCGCTTGAGCAGTGGCCCGGCGGCATACTCACCTTCGCCTATTCCGTGGAGCCGTTCCCGACCAAGATCAGGGGGATCGTGCAGGGGCTGGGGACGGCCGTCAGCAGGGTCGGCGCGCTGATGGGGATACTGGCGTTCCCGTACGTGAAATCGTACGGGCTGGTCTACGGCACCACGTTCTTCCTGGCGTTCGTCCTGGTGGGGCTGATCGCCACCATCCTGATGGCGCCCGAGACCGCCGGCAGGTCCCTCGAGGAGATATCGTGA
- a CDS encoding isocitrate/isopropylmalate dehydrogenase family protein, with protein sequence MAEKVTLIPGDGTGPELAELTRQVVDAANAGIEWNVVEIGEPAIAKYGEPLPKWAVDEILKTPVILKGPLTTPIGGGYRSLNVSLRIILDTYAVVRPAKSLPVPWLYEDVPRYKNIDLIIVREATEELYSGIEHFIPNSANTDNADAAESISLVTRKNSERVARFAFEYARKFGRKKVTVVHKANILKNTNGLWLKVASEVAKKYPDIQFEDRIVDNMAMQLVLKPQEYDILLMTNMFGDIESDLASGLIGGLGVAPSSNIGDKYAMFEAVHGSAPKYAGQWKVNPTALMLTATLMLRYMGKNDKADLIEAAIFKTLNDAKKLTYDMARIKGVQPVSSKEYTAEIIKNMKQMM encoded by the coding sequence TTGGCTGAGAAGGTTACCCTCATACCCGGAGACGGAACCGGACCCGAGCTGGCCGAGCTCACCAGGCAGGTCGTCGACGCTGCTAACGCTGGAATAGAGTGGAACGTGGTGGAGATAGGCGAGCCCGCCATAGCCAAGTACGGCGAGCCGCTCCCGAAGTGGGCGGTCGACGAGATACTGAAGACCCCCGTCATCCTGAAGGGCCCCCTGACCACCCCCATAGGCGGCGGGTACAGGAGCCTCAACGTGTCGCTGAGGATAATACTGGACACCTACGCCGTGGTCAGGCCCGCGAAGTCCCTCCCGGTCCCCTGGCTCTACGAGGACGTTCCCAGGTACAAGAACATCGACCTCATAATAGTGAGGGAGGCGACCGAGGAGCTGTACTCGGGCATCGAGCACTTCATACCGAACAGCGCGAACACCGACAACGCGGATGCGGCGGAGTCCATAAGCCTGGTCACCAGGAAGAACTCCGAGCGGGTCGCCCGGTTCGCGTTCGAGTACGCGAGGAAGTTCGGGAGGAAGAAGGTCACCGTCGTGCACAAGGCCAACATACTGAAGAACACCAATGGACTCTGGCTCAAGGTCGCGTCCGAGGTCGCGAAGAAGTACCCCGACATACAGTTCGAGGACAGGATAGTGGACAACATGGCGATGCAGCTGGTCCTCAAGCCCCAGGAGTACGACATACTCCTCATGACGAACATGTTCGGCGACATCGAGTCCGACCTCGCGTCCGGCCTCATAGGAGGCCTCGGCGTGGCGCCCTCGAGCAACATAGGCGACAAGTACGCGATGTTCGAGGCGGTCCACGGATCGGCGCCCAAGTACGCCGGACAGTGGAAGGTCAACCCGACCGCGCTGATGCTCACCGCCACCCTGATGCTGCGCTACATGGGCAAGAACGACAAGGCGGACCTGATCGAGGCCGCCATATTCAAGACGCTCAACGACGCCAAGAAGCTGACGTACGACATGGCCAGGATAAAGGGAGTCCAGCCGGTCTCGAGCAAGGAGTACACCGCCGAGATCATCAAGAACATGAAGCAGATGATGTGA
- a CDS encoding B3/4 domain-containing protein — protein sequence MDLEISGDVSSRFPGLRVRLLEIRGVRADPANEGLEHFKEEVYGRIRSAHSMETIRDDPVFRAYRDFYWSLGIDPTKTRPASEALVRRIVAGKGLPRINTLVDSYNLASAMSGIPLAAFDSDMLAGDALRMRFSRPGEEFLGIGMDSPRELTGREIVVEDGAGLVAIYPYRDADRTKVTGSTRNVLIMICGAPGIPDAALEEAKALARRIISDYSM from the coding sequence ATGGATCTGGAGATCTCCGGCGACGTGTCCTCGCGGTTCCCCGGGCTGCGCGTGCGGCTGTTGGAGATCAGGGGCGTGCGCGCGGATCCCGCGAACGAGGGGCTTGAGCACTTCAAGGAGGAGGTCTACGGGAGGATAAGGTCCGCGCACTCCATGGAGACGATACGGGACGATCCCGTTTTCAGGGCATACCGGGACTTCTACTGGAGCCTGGGGATAGATCCGACGAAGACGAGGCCGGCCAGCGAGGCCCTCGTGAGGAGGATAGTCGCCGGGAAGGGGCTGCCCAGGATAAACACGCTGGTGGATTCGTACAACCTGGCGTCCGCCATGAGCGGGATACCGCTGGCGGCGTTCGACTCGGACATGCTCGCCGGGGACGCGCTGCGCATGCGCTTCTCGAGGCCGGGCGAGGAGTTCCTGGGGATAGGCATGGACTCCCCCAGGGAGCTCACAGGGAGGGAGATAGTGGTGGAGGACGGGGCCGGGCTCGTGGCGATCTACCCGTACAGGGACGCGGACAGGACCAAGGTGACTGGCTCCACCAGGAACGTGCTGATAATGATCTGCGGCGCCCCGGGGATACCGGATGCTGCGCTCGAGGAGGCCAAGGCCCTGGCCAGGAGGATAATCTCCGATTACAGTATGTAA
- the leuS gene encoding leucine--tRNA ligase, with amino-acid sequence MEEKWQGIWEERRAFWAEPDSRPKFMATFPFPYVNAPPHIGSIFTLLRVEFMSRYMRMKGYNVLFAQGWHATGGPIVSAALRVREGDPKQISNLLSMGVPKDEIPRFGDPEHWVRYFSAKWREDLRRLGISVDWRREFYTTRLNPSYSAFVRWQYIKLRERGLVAKGAHPVVWCPKEQKVVGDHDRPDEYVGIGPEEAFVIKFRGEDGLIYPCLTYRPETLLGVTNIWVRMDAEYAVAIVDGETWVTSRYSLDELRDQGHAVEVQGHVRGSDLVNRIVVNPANGDRVPVLPAEFVDPDLGTGIVMSVPAHAPYDYAALRDVKSDPGRHGVNPSLVEGLVPRGIIRVEGRGAAPAVEAVEGADISRQDDPRLEHLTKEIYSLEYYEGRLGDAFGDLSGVSVRDGKAKFADRLVKSGVALRLHTLPQRVYCRCGARTHVKIVDDQWFLRYSDPGWKSLAHECVDSMKFYPEDVRRIFHGQIDWLQDWACAHKGELGTPLPWDEDWMVESLSDSTVYMAYYTIAKYLQHTDSYGIDPSRLTPEFFDYVLLGKGDPSSVAGSTGIREELIRSMRSEFLYWYPVDFRNSGKDLMYNHLVFFIYHHAAIFPREHWPRGIGINGWVLVEGRKMSKTAGNFILARDAVARWGADATRVAEALAGDPGLEDPSFDAKVAANAVDELYAWHEFAVNNYGRGRDSRLKVDDWFESVLNRTLAEVDSLMSATKFRSALVLGFYELQNRFRWYLRRSGTPNRDLMARFIEVQTLLLAPFAPHVAEEIWSAIGKDGLISLSAWPEPDPSRVRPELEAAEELVMRTLDDVRHVLSLVKGKPVRVRIVVADPWKYSFVDSIRGALSSGNKLGDAINSAVRSLEPGIRGRAAPIAAAISRDPGLLAISVGRDLERRALEEALEFMSSELKLPVVLEDEQSSGHGKASQAVPARPAIIVDVEQV; translated from the coding sequence CTGGAGGAAAAGTGGCAGGGAATATGGGAGGAGAGGAGGGCCTTCTGGGCTGAGCCCGACTCCAGGCCGAAGTTCATGGCGACCTTCCCGTTCCCCTACGTGAACGCGCCGCCCCACATCGGGTCAATATTCACCCTCCTGAGGGTCGAGTTCATGTCGCGCTACATGCGGATGAAGGGGTACAACGTCCTCTTCGCGCAGGGATGGCATGCGACCGGCGGCCCCATAGTTTCGGCCGCCCTCCGCGTGAGGGAGGGCGATCCCAAGCAGATATCGAACCTGCTCTCCATGGGGGTCCCGAAGGACGAGATCCCCAGGTTCGGGGACCCGGAGCACTGGGTCAGGTACTTCTCGGCCAAGTGGCGCGAGGACCTCAGGAGGCTTGGCATAAGTGTGGACTGGAGGCGCGAGTTCTACACCACCAGGCTCAATCCATCGTACAGCGCGTTCGTGAGATGGCAGTACATCAAGCTGAGGGAGAGGGGACTGGTCGCAAAGGGCGCGCATCCGGTGGTCTGGTGCCCGAAGGAGCAGAAGGTCGTGGGGGATCACGACAGGCCGGACGAATACGTCGGCATAGGGCCCGAGGAGGCGTTCGTGATAAAGTTCAGGGGGGAGGACGGCTTAATCTACCCCTGCCTCACGTACAGGCCGGAGACCCTGCTGGGCGTCACCAACATATGGGTCAGGATGGACGCGGAGTACGCGGTGGCGATCGTCGACGGCGAGACGTGGGTGACCTCGCGCTACTCACTCGACGAGCTCCGCGACCAGGGCCACGCGGTCGAGGTCCAGGGGCACGTGCGCGGCTCCGACCTCGTGAACAGGATCGTGGTCAATCCGGCGAACGGAGATCGCGTGCCGGTCCTGCCCGCTGAGTTTGTCGATCCTGACCTGGGGACTGGCATAGTCATGTCGGTCCCCGCGCACGCCCCCTACGACTACGCGGCGCTCCGCGACGTGAAGTCGGATCCGGGCCGCCACGGGGTGAATCCCTCCCTCGTCGAGGGCCTCGTCCCGCGCGGCATAATACGCGTGGAGGGACGCGGCGCCGCGCCCGCGGTGGAGGCCGTGGAGGGCGCCGACATCTCGCGCCAGGACGATCCAAGGCTCGAGCACCTCACGAAGGAGATATACTCGCTCGAGTACTACGAGGGAAGGCTGGGGGACGCCTTCGGGGACCTGTCCGGCGTCAGCGTGAGGGATGGCAAGGCCAAGTTCGCCGATCGCCTCGTGAAGTCGGGCGTCGCGCTCAGGCTGCACACCCTCCCCCAGCGCGTCTACTGCCGCTGCGGCGCCAGGACTCACGTGAAGATAGTCGATGATCAGTGGTTCCTGAGGTACTCCGACCCGGGCTGGAAGTCGCTCGCACACGAGTGCGTCGACTCCATGAAGTTCTACCCGGAGGACGTCAGGCGGATATTCCACGGCCAGATAGACTGGCTGCAGGACTGGGCGTGCGCGCACAAGGGCGAGCTAGGGACCCCGCTTCCCTGGGACGAGGACTGGATGGTCGAGAGCCTGAGCGACTCCACCGTCTACATGGCGTACTACACGATAGCCAAGTACCTGCAGCACACGGACAGCTACGGAATAGATCCATCCCGCCTGACGCCCGAGTTCTTCGACTACGTCCTACTGGGAAAGGGCGATCCGTCGTCGGTGGCCGGGAGCACTGGCATTCGGGAGGAACTGATAAGGTCCATGAGGTCCGAGTTCCTCTACTGGTACCCCGTCGACTTCAGGAACTCCGGGAAGGACCTGATGTACAATCACCTGGTGTTCTTCATCTACCACCACGCCGCGATCTTCCCCAGGGAGCACTGGCCCAGGGGCATCGGGATAAACGGCTGGGTCCTCGTGGAGGGCAGGAAGATGTCGAAGACCGCGGGCAACTTCATACTGGCCAGGGACGCGGTGGCCAGGTGGGGCGCGGACGCCACCAGGGTCGCCGAGGCGCTCGCCGGGGATCCCGGGCTCGAGGACCCGAGCTTCGACGCCAAGGTCGCCGCCAACGCGGTGGACGAGCTCTACGCGTGGCACGAGTTCGCCGTGAACAACTACGGCAGGGGGAGGGATTCGAGGCTCAAGGTGGACGACTGGTTCGAGAGCGTCCTGAACAGGACGCTGGCGGAAGTCGACTCGCTGATGTCCGCCACGAAGTTCAGGAGCGCGCTCGTCCTCGGGTTCTACGAGCTGCAGAACAGGTTCAGGTGGTACCTGAGGAGGAGCGGGACCCCGAACCGCGACCTGATGGCCAGGTTCATAGAGGTACAGACGCTCCTCCTGGCGCCCTTTGCGCCGCACGTGGCCGAGGAGATCTGGAGCGCTATAGGGAAGGACGGGCTGATAAGCCTCTCCGCGTGGCCGGAGCCGGATCCCTCGAGGGTGAGGCCGGAGCTGGAGGCCGCGGAGGAGCTTGTGATGAGGACCCTCGACGACGTGAGGCACGTGCTGTCGCTCGTGAAGGGGAAACCCGTGCGCGTGAGGATAGTTGTGGCGGACCCCTGGAAGTACTCGTTCGTGGACTCCATCAGGGGCGCGCTCTCGTCCGGCAACAAGCTGGGGGACGCCATAAACTCGGCCGTGCGCTCGCTCGAGCCGGGGATCAGGGGGCGCGCCGCGCCCATCGCCGCCGCGATCTCCCGCGACCCGGGCCTGCTGGCCATATCCGTGGGGAGGGATCTGGAGCGCCGCGCGCTGGAGGAGGCGCTGGAGTTCATGTCCTCCGAGCTGAAGCTGCCGGTGGTGCTGGAGGACGAACAATCCTCCGGGCACGGCAAGGCCTCGCAGGCGGTGCCCGCCAGGCCGGCGATAATAGTCGACGTCGAGCAGGTTTAA
- a CDS encoding Zn-ribbon domain-containing OB-fold protein: MDEPEFSVENFYKFVSEGKLMGARCRRCGKLMVPPRPVCPECYSRDLEWVQLSGRGTVETFTIIHVPTVLLEGKEPYAVAVIRLDEGPKIPGMLPDVASPGQLKIGDRVRVEFDRSPQKVPGSWPNWPRYYFVKE; this comes from the coding sequence ATGGATGAGCCGGAGTTCTCCGTGGAGAACTTCTACAAGTTCGTATCCGAGGGCAAGCTGATGGGCGCCAGGTGCAGGAGGTGCGGCAAGCTGATGGTCCCTCCGCGCCCCGTGTGCCCGGAGTGCTACTCGAGGGACCTCGAGTGGGTGCAGCTCAGCGGCAGGGGGACCGTCGAGACGTTCACGATCATCCACGTGCCCACGGTGCTCCTGGAGGGGAAGGAGCCCTACGCGGTCGCGGTGATCAGGCTGGACGAGGGTCCGAAGATACCCGGCATGTTGCCCGACGTGGCATCCCCTGGGCAGCTGAAGATAGGGGATCGCGTGCGCGTGGAGTTCGACAGGAGCCCACAGAAGGTCCCCGGGTCCTGGCCGAACTGGCCCAGGTACTACTTCGTCAAGGAGTGA
- a CDS encoding cupin domain-containing protein → MVRRFVIKPGGMIAMHRHGFYGFIYVIRGTCTVCGRDGRAELGPGGFALVEANADHGFLNLGEGDVEAICVNNYVDDMEVIAAEPGCAGELRNDGGRNAQRGVTSGSSAIA, encoded by the coding sequence ATGGTGAGGCGCTTCGTCATAAAGCCCGGTGGAATGATAGCAATGCACAGGCACGGCTTCTACGGATTCATCTACGTGATTAGGGGCACCTGCACGGTCTGCGGGAGAGATGGCAGGGCCGAGCTGGGGCCGGGCGGGTTCGCGCTCGTGGAGGCGAACGCCGACCACGGATTTCTCAACCTGGGGGAGGGAGACGTGGAGGCCATCTGCGTGAACAACTACGTGGACGACATGGAGGTGATCGCCGCGGAACCGGGCTGCGCGGGTGAGCTTCGCAATGACGGGGGGCGGAACGCCCAGCGAGGAGTTACGAGCGGATCCTCCGCAATCGCATAG
- a CDS encoding protein-tyrosine phosphatase family protein translates to MAAPDCMYWAERGRLAGSCMPRSAEELRGIRESGIRRVVVLPEGHEIADHWGDGPSYFEALSAFDLEFLHEPVPDMGAPTVGQLVEILRWIGGAPSLVHCIGGIGRTGTVIASWLIVERGMPAHDALDAVRSLRPGSVQSYSQMRFLLDVEENADKIRKLVGSPS, encoded by the coding sequence ATGGCCGCGCCGGACTGCATGTACTGGGCGGAGAGGGGAAGGCTCGCGGGCAGCTGCATGCCAAGGAGCGCCGAGGAGCTGAGGGGCATAAGGGAGTCCGGCATCCGCAGGGTCGTGGTGCTGCCGGAGGGCCACGAGATAGCCGACCACTGGGGCGATGGGCCCTCCTACTTCGAGGCGCTGTCGGCGTTCGACCTTGAGTTCCTGCACGAACCCGTGCCGGACATGGGAGCCCCCACCGTTGGACAGCTCGTCGAGATCCTGAGATGGATCGGAGGGGCACCCTCCCTCGTCCACTGCATAGGGGGAATAGGCCGGACCGGGACGGTGATCGCGTCCTGGCTCATCGTGGAGCGCGGAATGCCGGCGCACGACGCCTTGGACGCCGTCAGGTCCCTCAGGCCGGGGAGCGTGCAGAGCTACTCGCAGATGAGGTTCCTGCTGGACGTGGAGGAAAATGCGGATAAAATAAGAAAACTGGTCGGATCCCCGTCCTGA
- a CDS encoding thiolase domain-containing protein, with translation MHGKPLAAIVSAGSTKYGKHDDKGAKELFAEAFSEALEGAKNLDPKRDVNAVFIGQMGSEYEYQAHSGSWAADYAGIPRTHAARVESACASGSTAVRVALTGIMSGLYDTVIVGGVEKMRNRGTNEVTLYLGEAGDFHMEIWNGLTFPGLFALMATAYMNRYGAREEDLARVAVKNHKHASMNPKAQYPQEITLEQAMSARPVAWPLKLYDCSPITDGASAIIITKPELAKKYTDTPVYITGFGHSTDYLGVYERDDVTWLEGAKRASDAAYRAANITVGDVDLFEVHDCFTIAELLLYEALGIAGRGEGYRAIREGLTYYDSKIPVNVSGGLKAKGHPVGATGVGQMYEIWLHLTGRAGKRQVKGAEVGVTHNMGGSGASHNVFVIER, from the coding sequence ATGCATGGCAAACCCTTGGCAGCCATAGTCTCGGCCGGCTCCACCAAGTACGGTAAGCACGACGATAAGGGGGCTAAGGAGCTGTTCGCCGAGGCGTTCTCGGAGGCCCTGGAGGGCGCCAAGAACCTGGATCCGAAGAGGGACGTGAACGCAGTATTCATCGGGCAGATGGGGAGCGAGTACGAGTATCAGGCCCACTCCGGATCCTGGGCGGCGGACTACGCGGGGATACCGCGCACCCATGCCGCAAGGGTGGAGAGCGCCTGCGCCTCCGGATCCACCGCGGTGAGGGTCGCGCTCACCGGGATCATGTCGGGCCTCTACGACACCGTAATAGTCGGAGGCGTGGAGAAGATGAGGAACAGGGGGACGAACGAGGTCACGCTCTACCTAGGGGAGGCGGGCGACTTCCACATGGAGATCTGGAACGGCCTGACGTTCCCCGGGCTATTCGCGCTCATGGCGACGGCCTACATGAACAGGTATGGCGCCAGGGAGGAGGACCTCGCCAGGGTTGCCGTCAAGAACCACAAGCACGCGTCCATGAACCCGAAGGCCCAGTACCCGCAGGAGATAACACTGGAGCAGGCGATGAGCGCGAGGCCGGTCGCGTGGCCCCTCAAGCTCTACGACTGCAGCCCCATAACGGACGGCGCATCCGCGATAATAATAACCAAGCCCGAGCTGGCGAAGAAGTACACCGACACGCCCGTCTACATAACCGGGTTCGGGCACAGCACCGACTACCTCGGGGTGTACGAGAGGGACGACGTGACGTGGCTGGAGGGCGCCAAGAGGGCCTCAGACGCGGCCTACAGGGCAGCGAACATAACCGTGGGGGACGTGGACCTGTTCGAGGTCCACGACTGCTTCACGATAGCCGAGCTCCTCCTGTACGAGGCCCTTGGCATAGCCGGCAGGGGGGAGGGATACAGGGCAATAAGGGAGGGCCTCACGTACTACGACTCGAAGATCCCGGTTAACGTGAGCGGCGGCCTGAAGGCGAAGGGACATCCGGTGGGCGCGACTGGCGTCGGCCAGATGTACGAGATATGGCTCCACCTAACCGGGAGGGCCGGGAAGAGGCAGGTGAAGGGCGCCGAGGTGGGCGTGACGCATAACATGGGCGGATCCGGCGCCTCTCATAACGTGTTCGTGATAGAGAGGTGA